A segment of the Candidatus Deferrimicrobiaceae bacterium genome:
TTCTGAAGACCGTTTCGGGGCTTCTTGCCCCACGGGGGGGCGAGATCCTCTTCGAAAAGAAGACGATCCGGAAAGTACCGGCGGAGCGGATCGTTTCCCTGGGCTGTTCGCTCGTGCCCGAAGGTCGCCAGCTGTTCGCTCCCATGACGGTGCGGGAGAATCTGATCCTCGGGGCCTGTGTCCAGTACCGGAGAAGAAGGCACGAGGAGGTGACCGAGGACATGGAGCGGGTTTTCGGCCTCTTCCCGCGGCTGAAGGAACGGGAGGCCCAACTGGCCGGGACCCTCTCCGGGGGGGAGCAGCAGATGCTGGCCATCGGGCGGGCGCTCCTTTCCCGCCCCCGGATGCTTCTCCTCGACGAACCCTCCATGGGGCTGGCCCCCCGGATGGTTCGGGAGATCTTCACCCATATCGTGCATCTCCGGAAGGAGTTCGGGCTGACGATTCTTCTCGTCGAGCAGAACGCGCGGGGGGCCCTGCGCGTGGCCGACCGGGGGTATGTCCTGGAGACCGGGCGGATCATCCTCCAGGGACCGTCCGAGGAACTGCTGTCCAACCAAGACGTGCAACGCGCCTATCTGGGGCGGAGCCCCGAGGGAGAAGCGTAAAGGCAAGGAGGTGGGTCGATGTACTGGGAACCCGACAGGGAGTGCATGGATCGGGAGGAGCTCGAGCAGCTCCAGTTCGAACGGCTCCAGTCGACGCTGAACCGCATCTATTCCCACGTCCCTTTCTACCGGAAGAGGTTCGACTCCCTGGGGGGCCTGCCGGAGGACATCGCCTCCCTGGCCGACTTCTCGCGCCTCCCGTTCACCGCGAAGGAGGACCTCCGGGAGAGCTACCCGTACGGCCTGTTCGCCGTCCCCCTCCGGGAGGTCGTCCGGATCCACGCCTCCTCCGGGACGACGGGTGCGTCGACGGTCGTGGGATACACCCGGAACGACATCCGGATCTGGAGCAACCTCACGGCCCGGGTCCTCACGATGGGCGGGGTGACGAAGGACGACGTGGTCCAGATCGCATTCGGGTACGGCCTCTTCACCGGGGGGTTCGGCCTGCACTACGGGGCCGAGCGGATCGGGGCCTCCGTGATCCCCGCCTCGAGCGGTCACACCCTGCGCCAGATCAAGATCATGATGGACTTCAAGACCACGGCCCTGGTCTCCACGCCCTCCTACGCGATGCTCGTGGCGG
Coding sequences within it:
- a CDS encoding ABC transporter ATP-binding protein; protein product: MLRIKNLEAGYGPLKVLRKVSLHIGPGEIVTVIGANGAGKTTLLKTVSGLLAPRGGEILFEKKTIRKVPAERIVSLGCSLVPEGRQLFAPMTVRENLILGACVQYRRRRHEEVTEDMERVFGLFPRLKEREAQLAGTLSGGEQQMLAIGRALLSRPRMLLLDEPSMGLAPRMVREIFTHIVHLRKEFGLTILLVEQNARGALRVADRGYVLETGRIILQGPSEELLSNQDVQRAYLGRSPEGEA